Proteins encoded together in one Aphelocoma coerulescens isolate FSJ_1873_10779 unplaced genomic scaffold, UR_Acoe_1.0 HiC_scaffold_325, whole genome shotgun sequence window:
- the LOC138101529 gene encoding mediator of RNA polymerase II transcription subunit 25-like, with protein sequence TTLGPLFRNSRMVQFHFTNKDLESLKGLYRIMGNGFAGCVHFPHTAPCEVRVLMLLYSSKKKIFMGLIPNDQSGFVNGIRQVITNHKQVQQHKMDQQRGVRPQKHPKNTPKTPQNPTDPVNPLQTP encoded by the exons ACCACCCTGGGCCCCCTTTTCCGGAATTCCCGGATGGTTCAGTTCCATTTCACCAACAAGGATCTGGAGTCGCTCAAGGGGCTCTACAGGATCATGGGCAACGGCTTC GCGGGCTGCGTGCACTTCCCGCACACGGCCCCGTGCGAGGTGCGGGTGCTGATGCTGCTCTACTCGTCCAAGAAGAAAATCTTCATGGGGCTGATCCCCAACGACCAGAGCGGCTTCGTCAACGGCATCCGCCAGGTCATCACCAACCACAAGCAGGTGCAGCAGCACAAGATGGACCAGCAGCGAGgggtgagaccccaaaaacaccccaaaaacaccccaaaaacaccccaaaatcctacAGACCCCGTAAATCCCCTACAGACCCCATAG